From the genome of Trypanosoma brucei brucei TREU927 chromosome 11 chr11_scaffold01 genomic scaffold, whole genome shotgun sequence:
ATGCATCCAAAAGAGCTATCTCGTATTTCTGTGATATGTGCTTCCTTCCCGAATGGCATGCTGCGCGttagtttccttttcttagTGCTTTTGGCCGGATATTGTGTCTGAAAGGGGTGAAATGATCACTGCTTCTCTAGAAAGCAGTTATAAGTAAAATAGTATGCCACGTAAAAAACAATATCGGCTTTAAGATATTATCTATAGCATtctacacatatacatatctGTACGTTCTATTATTTATTgtcgttgttttcttctattgCAGGATGACTGTCTTGTCTGAATGAATCTTTGATGACGATATAACACTGTCGGTTCGCACTGCTATCCTGGTTTATTGCCGAaaattccctcttttcttgaaACTGTGGCACTGACTGTgaactttttctttgaagTTTCTTGATGAGATCCATCAATGGTTTGTCTTTGTATATACTCTTACGAATGAACCGTCACCTGAATTTGTGTGAAAGTTTGCCTCTTAGACATTATGGGGGGAAGGAGtattattataaaatttCTGTACTTAATAAAACTCTTCTTCATGCTTTCATCACAGGTCTcttattctctttttataattctccgtttcttttcttttgacgTCAGTAACTTCTCCTTTTTATACCACTGTGTACAACATGGCTGCTACATTTCCTATGTAACTGCGCCGCGTCTTTTTGATATTCTTTGTTTACATATTCTTTCCCACGAAACTACATTGGTCATTTCTGCGTTTACTGTTGCGTATATTCcatcttcatcatcctcTATTTTTCTACATTTCCTTTTATAAGAATATTCTTGTACCCACTGTGTCACTAACTTACTTCCATTCCACACCTAACTTTGTTTTAGAACCTTCAAATTCGGTTGTAAATTTATTCTCCACCACcgcttttattataatattactatttttacACCACAACGGAACTCTCCACTATCactatcattactattagtGTTATTATGTTAACCCTAACTATTTtttacaaaacaaacaaaagcagaaaagcACTAATTATTCATACCCTCTCAACCTAATGTTTTACATATATAAACCGTTATTATAAAAAACTTAATACTTTAGAATTTTTCACATTTCGCATAGGTTTTACAagagtgttaaaatatatcgaATATTTTAGATTTGTTAAATTCTCTATAAAAATTCacaaaattaagaaaaattCTTCAATTTTTATcatagaagcaaaaatgcaaacaaAAGGGGTGCCTTATGAATGACAAAACAATTGTTTCCTGTGATGATTGTGGTTTTTCCAACTTTTTCAGCATGACTTTCTGCTTCTTTCGCTGCTTGTTTACCCTTGTCACTCAATACGCATTGcggttcttctttttttgtctcgTCATATTTGCAGTTTTTGTCAGCTTTGCAGGTATcggcatcttttttttcgttgcaaATTTGTTCCCGGGTTTTTGATTTCTTCTTGGTAGTTTCTTGTAACTCCGTCAGCTGCTTTTGAAGTTTTTCTAGTTGCTGGTCTTTTAGAGCTTCATAATACCCCGTAACCCGTGTTAATTCTTGGAAGCTGTTGATGCTACCTAGTTTTCTGTCCGAAGCCTCTGGTAAAGCTTCTTTTGCGACCTCTAATTTTTCCACTACATGCCACAACGCTTGGTTAATTTTGCTGCCTGCGTCGCCAAATTCCTGGGTTTTGAGTTCTGCGCCTtcgctgtcttttttttcttgtgatgCTGCTGCGCGGCTCGCTAGGGTCGACAGTGTTGCAAGTTGTTCCGTACTTTTGTTGCCCGCGGCTGCACCCGCTTTGCCTTCGATCGCGTTTAGTGTTTGCAGTGCCGTTTTTTCCGTGAAAAGAGCAAGGTGGGTTGCCTCTTGTGCCGTAGAAGGGTCAAAGGCCTTGGTTTTTAGCCCGTCCTTTTTTAAACCCACTAGGCCGTCCAGGAAATCGATCGTCCTTGTATTGACATGGCCGCTGTGAAAAAGACAGTCACTTTGCGTGCTTGTTAGTGCACAGGTCTGGTGGTTGGTCGATGTTAGCGCTGTTCCGCTGCGTGGTGCCAGTCTTacgtttgctgctgttggcttCTTCGCTGGGTTGTGTGGTCGGTCTGCTTTGTAGCGTTCCGTGCACGCCGCATTTAGCTGtgactttgtttttgctgttgaCGATGTAGCGTCGCCTGTCCGAGTGCACGCGCCGTTGGCGCCTGCTGCGCCCGCCTCCGCTCCGATTAGAAGATCCATTACCGCGTCTACACCAGCTGCGACGTAATTTGTTGCTGCCGTGTACCCCAGAGCCGTTTGACAGTTGTTGACTGTGTCCGTAAATTCCGCTATGCAGTAGTCTATGTACGCGTTGGCCAGGGTCCTCAGCTTGGTTCGTTGTGTTGCAGTAGACAGTGTTTCGGCATATATCTTGAGTCTTAGTGCCTGGTTGATTCCTACTGAAGCCGCCGCGTCAAGTTCTGATATTAGATGTTTAGCGTAACCTTCTGATTTTTTTAGCTCGTCTGATACAGCACACAAAGGATTAAAATCTTCTTCGTGTATGCCCTGACCTGCCGCTGCCTCCGCTTTCTGTATCGCTGCTCCTGCCACGAGAGAAGCCGCCACAGTTAAGAATATTTGAAGTAAAGAACGCATCAGTCGCTATTTGCTAGCTTGGTGTGAGTtagcaaaaagagaaaagactGTAGTGATATCTTCGACTGTAGCTGCGCTCCTTTTAAGTATTAACGGATCCAAAAGCCACGGTTGTATGTTTATCACAAATAACATTTATATGAAGCTTTATGGTCGCCGTGTTACAGACAGAGTCGCTCGAAAAGTGTCGTTTGCAAAGCAtaaaaattttatgaaaCCAACTTTCAAGAAGATGTAAATGTTATTTTTCAAGAGCACTGCCACATTATTTTAAATCCGTAACGGTCTGTATCTATTGTATATATActcctcctccacacgtCCAGTCCTTCACTCCTTTAAAAACAGCGTACATTTCTATACCTAAAAGTACAAACTTCATGACTTGTCGGTGATGCTGCTTGGTGGTAATTATATATTACATACGGGTGAAACAACCCGGTACAGCTGCTGTTTCTCGCTGGTGCGGTTAGTTTTCCGTTTCTTCTATTTATTATGGCTGACTTGTGGTCTTGATTCAGCTTCCTTTCATGCTGCGACATTTTAATACCCTACTTTAAATGAGGTTGACTCTTGATCTTTAGATGTGGCATTCGATC
Proteins encoded in this window:
- a CDS encoding variant surface glycoprotein, producing the protein MRSLLQIFLTVAASLVAGAAIQKAEAAAGQGIHEEDFNPLCAVSDELKKSEGYAKHLISELDAAASVGINQALRLKIYAETLSTATQRTKLRTLANAYIDYCIAEFTDTVNNCQTALGYTAATNYVAAGVDAVMDLLIGAEAGAAGANGACTRTGDATSSTAKTKSQLNAACTERYKADRPHNPAKKPTAANVRLAPRSGTALTSTNHQTCALTSTQSDCLFHSGHVNTRTIDFLDGLVGLKKDGLKTKAFDPSTAQEATHLALFTEKTALQTLNAIEGKAGAAAGNKSTEQLATLSTLASRAAASQEKKDSEGAELKTQEFGDAGSKINQALWHVVEKLEVAKEALPEASDRKLGSINSFQELTRVTGYYEALKDQQLEKLQKQLTELQETTKKKSKTREQICNEKKDADTCKADKNCKYDETKKEEPQCVLSDKGKQAAKEAESHAEKVGKTTIITGNNCFVIHKAPLLFAFLLL